AAGAATTTAATAAGAGATTTGCAGACTCGATATCATTCAGCCGAGGAACATTACTTAAGCGATGGCGACCGGGCGCCAGAAGTGCGGCAAAGACTAAAGCTAGAACTGAGTTTTTGGCTCCGCCGGTTGTGACTTCTCCATTTAATACTTTTCCACCGACGACACTCATTTTGTCCATGGCTCATCCTTTATCACTGCGCCGCTTTTTCCGCGACGATGACTCGCTCAATATCTGCAAAGTCTTTATATGTTTTTATGTTCATCAGGCCCGCATCGCTACAAATCTTTCGAAGAGCTTCGTGCTGACCCTCACCAAATTCAAAAATAATTTTCCCACCAGGTCTCAGTGCTTGAACGCTCCACGGAATCCACTGCTTATAACAAAGTAATCCGTTCTCTTCCGCAAACAGCGCTAGCTCCGGTTCGAAGGCGCGTACATTTTTTTCTACGCGCTCATCGGTCTTATCTATGTATGGAGGATTCGAGACGATAAGGTCAAATTCCCCCCACTTTTTAAACGCCAGCACATCACCAGTTTCGTAGATAATTCTATCACTTACACCGAGTTGTGTCGCGTTTTGTTTTGCGACCTCCACCGCTCTCGGCGATACGTCGCAAGTCCAAAGTCGTGTGCGGGGTCGATCGCGCAATATACTAATGCCGATACAACCCGAGCCGCAGCCGAGATCAGCGATCGTCGATAAAGAGGAGATCTCCAATGCCTTTTCCACGACCAACTCGGTTTCTGGTCGAGGAATGAGTACGTTCGGATTGACCAAAAAGCGACTCTTATAAAAATCTTTATAGCCCACAATGTAAGCCATGGGATTTCCGGCTTGGCGAAGGGCCACAATTTCCTGGGCCTTCACCTGGCTCTCGGGAGTTACCGTCTCTTCGGAGTCGGTGATCATTTGGGATTTCGTTTTCCCTAAGACATACTCCAAGATAAAAAAGGATTCTTGGAAAGCATCGCCATCGAGTTTGTCTTTAAGTTGTTCGTAGATCTGTCTTCGAAGCGCTTCGAGTCTCATCGCTGAGTTTCGTTCGCCTTAAGTGCTTCTGCCTGATAGTGAGTGATCAAAGGTTCGATAATAGGATCGAGATCACCCTTCATGACTTCGTTGATGCTATGGAGAGTGAGACCGATGCGATGATCGGTGATGCGCGATTGCGGGAAGTTATAGGTGCGAATGCGCTCGGATCGATCCCCGGTTCCAATTTGACTCAAGCGCGCGTCGGAAGCATCCTTCACCGCTTTTTGTTCTTCGATATCTTTCAATTTCGCATAGAGAATTTTAAAGGCTTTGTCTCGGTTGGCGTGTTGAGAGCGACCATCCTGGCAATACACAACAATGCCTGTTGGATTGTGGGTCAGTCGGACCGCAGAGTCCGTTTTATTGACGTGCTGACCACCCGCCCCGCTGGCGCGCATAGTATCAATACGCACATCCGCAGGATTCACCTTTACATCCACCTCTTCGGCTTCGGGAATCACCGCTACGGTGATCGTCGAAGTGTGAACGCGGCCCTGAGCCTCGGTCTTAGGAACTCGTTGAACCCGATGGACGCCGCTCTCGTACTTCAGGGTTGAGAAAACTTTTTCTCCCGTCACACTAGCGATGACTTCTTTATAGCCACCGGCATTTCCGGGAGAGATCGAAAGGATTTCGGAGGTCCAACCTCGCTGGGATCCGTAATGAGAATAGGCGCGGTAAAGCTCTTCGCAAAATAGACTCGCTTCGTCGCCTCCGGCACCGGCGCGCACTTCGAGGATCACGTTTTTATCGTCGTTTTTATCTTTAGGGAGAAGGAGGAGTTTAAGCTCTTGCTCAAGGGCCGGGATTTGCTTTTCGATGGCGGCCATTTCGTCTTTGGCCATGGCGCGAAGTTCGGGATCAGACTCCGTATCGAGCATCTGTCGATTGTTCTCGAAATCGGTCTTGAGTCTTTTATAGCTTTGGTAAACAGAAACAACTTTGCCGAGCTCTGCGTGCTCTTTCATTAGAGATCTGAATTTGTCTTGATTGCCCACAACTGCAGGATTCTGCAGTTGGTGCGTGATCGACTCGTGCTTTTGCACGACTTCATCTAGTTTATCAAACATGCTGCTCTAACGAGAGAAAGGAGAAAGAAAGATTACTTGGCTTTTAAATTAAAGTTTGCGTATTTCTTCTTAAACTTTTCAATACGGCCTTCGGTATCGATTAATTTTTGTTTACCTGAAAAGAACGGATGGCAAGCAGCGCAAATATCGATGTTAATTT
Above is a window of Bdellovibrionales bacterium DNA encoding:
- the prmC gene encoding peptide chain release factor N(5)-glutamine methyltransferase, with protein sequence MRLEALRRQIYEQLKDKLDGDAFQESFFILEYVLGKTKSQMITDSEETVTPESQVKAQEIVALRQAGNPMAYIVGYKDFYKSRFLVNPNVLIPRPETELVVEKALEISSLSTIADLGCGSGCIGISILRDRPRTRLWTCDVSPRAVEVAKQNATQLGVSDRIIYETGDVLAFKKWGEFDLIVSNPPYIDKTDERVEKNVRAFEPELALFAEENGLLCYKQWIPWSVQALRPGGKIIFEFGEGQHEALRKICSDAGLMNIKTYKDFADIERVIVAEKAAQ
- the prfA gene encoding peptide chain release factor 1 produces the protein MFDKLDEVVQKHESITHQLQNPAVVGNQDKFRSLMKEHAELGKVVSVYQSYKRLKTDFENNRQMLDTESDPELRAMAKDEMAAIEKQIPALEQELKLLLLPKDKNDDKNVILEVRAGAGGDEASLFCEELYRAYSHYGSQRGWTSEILSISPGNAGGYKEVIASVTGEKVFSTLKYESGVHRVQRVPKTEAQGRVHTSTITVAVIPEAEEVDVKVNPADVRIDTMRASGAGGQHVNKTDSAVRLTHNPTGIVVYCQDGRSQHANRDKAFKILYAKLKDIEEQKAVKDASDARLSQIGTGDRSERIRTYNFPQSRITDHRIGLTLHSINEVMKGDLDPIIEPLITHYQAEALKANETQR
- the rpmE gene encoding 50S ribosomal protein L31, with the translated sequence MKAEIHPKYFTEAKVTCVCGNTFTTGSVAKEINIDICAACHPFFSGKQKLIDTEGRIEKFKKKYANFNLKAK